DNA from Herpetosiphonaceae bacterium:
CCCAGGCCCCAGCCGATCACGCCGGTCGAGGGCTGGAGCCAGATCACCGCAGCCTGCACGCCGCAGCGCCGCGCCGACGATGTCGCGACGATCATTCGGCTGGCCGAGGCTCAGGGCTTGATCGCCGCCGGAGCCTACTCGACGACCACGCGGGAGCTTGCCGTCGCCAACTCGCTGGGCGTGTGGGCCTACCATCCCGGCACGTATGCGCAGATCAGCACCGTCGTCATGGGCGAGGCGTCGGGCTGGGCTGCCGCCACCAGCCGCGACAGCGACGAGATCGACGCCGAGGCGATCGGACGCGAGGCATGCGACAAAGCGATCCGCTCGCGCAATCCGCAGCCGCTCGCGCCGGGGATCTATCCCGTGGTGCTGGAGCCGTACGCGGTAGCCGAGATGATGGCCTACCTGAATATGATCGGCTTTGGCGCGCTGGCGCTGCAAGAAGGGCGCTCGCCGCTGGAAATAGGCGCGCAGCAGGCTGCGTCGCTGGTGACGATCTACGACGACGGCTCCGATCCCACGGGCTTGCCGCTGCCCTTCGACTACGAGGGCGTGCCCAAGCAGCCGGTCCAGTTGATCAAAAAAGGCATCAGCACGGGCGTGGTGTACGACACCCAGACGGCGGCCAAAGACCACACGCGCTCGACCGGCCATGCGCTGGCCGCGCCCAACAGCTTCGGCCCGCTGGCGCTGAATCTGTTTCTCAAGCCCGGCGGCACGCCCAAGGCAGCGCTGATCAAGGGCATCGAGCGCGGCGTGTACGTCACGCGCTTCCACTACGTCAACATCGTCCATCCCAAGCAATCGCTGCTCACGGGCATGACGCGCGACGGCACGTTTCTGATCGAGAACGGCGAGATCGCGGGTCCGATCCACAACCTGCGCTTCACTCAGAGCGTGCTCGAAGCGCTGCGCGGCGTGCAGGACATTAGCCGCGAGACGGTGCTGGATCGCGATTTCACGGGCGCGAGTTGCCGCGCTCCGGCGCTCAAGATCGGCGCGTTCAACTTCAGCAGCGCGACGGAGTTTTAAGAACCAAGAACCGGGTGCCTGCGGGTGCCCTGTGGGCATGGGCGCCCGGTCCAGGGTGAGGGCCTGAACTCGAAACGCAAAGCTCGAAACGTGAAGAACAGTACACGCATGGTTGCTCGTTGTTCCCGGTTTTTCCGCTCTCCGTCTGATAACGTATGCTAGAATAGCCAGGCCAACCGAAGGAAGGAGTTTTCGTATGCGTAAGAAAGTGACAATCATCGGGGCGGGCTTTGTCGGCTCGACCTGTGCCCATTGGATTGCATCAAAAGAGCTAGCCGATGTCGTGCTGGTCGATATTGTCGAGGGGATTCCGCAGGGCAAGGGCCTGGATCTGCTCGAAGCGGGGCCGATCGAAGGCTTCGACATTAGCATCGTCGGCACCAACGGCTACGAAGAAACCAACAACTCCGACGTCGTGATCCTGACATCGGGAGCGCCGCGCAAGCCGGGCATGAGCCGCGAGGATCTGCTCAAAGTCAACGCCGAGATCACTTCAAGCAACATCGAGAAAGTGGTCAAGACCTCGCCCAACGCTCACATCATCGTCGTCAACAACCCGATGGACACGATGGCCTACCTGGCCTACAAAGTTTCGGGCTTTCCGCGTGAGCGCGTGATGGGCCAGGGCGGCGTGCTGGATGCCGGGCGCTACCGGACCTTCCTGGCGCAGGAGGCGGGCGTGTCGGTGGAGGACGTACAGGCGATGCTGATGGGCGGCCACGGCGACGAGATGGTCCCGCTGCCGCGCTACACCACGATCTCCGGCATTCCCGTCACCGAGTTCATCTCGCAGGAGCGGCTGCACGCGATCGTCGAGCGCACCAAGAAAGGCGGCGGCGAGATCGTCCAGCTGCTCAAGACCGGCAGCGCCTACTACGCGCCATCAGCGGCGACCGTCCAGATGGTCGAGGCGATCTTGAAGGACAAGAAGCGCGTCCTGCCCGCATCGGCCTACATGCAGGGCGAGTACGGCCTCAACGACATCTTCTTCGGCGTGCCCGTCAAGCTGGGCGCGAACGGCATCGAGCGGATCATCGAGCTGCCGCTGACCGACGAGGAGAAGGCCGGCGTCGAGAAATCGGCGGCGCTGGTGCGCGATAGCATCAACGCGCTACCCGAAGAGTACCGCAGCCGCTAAGCCTCCTGATACATCCGATAGGCTGGCGCTCCCGTATAGAGCTTGATAGCCCTGGCCTGCGAACGTGAGAATCCTCTCACGTTCGCTATTTTTTCGTTTCTTGACATTTTGAGCTATGAGCGGGCATCGCTGCCATGCTATACTATTTGTTAACTAGGATGGAGGGTTGTTTGTCAGGTACTACTGACCAACACAACAGCACAACAGCCGAGGACGCTGCTCGGCTCACCGCCATTGCAAAAGGCGACATGTCAGCGCTCGAGTCGCTTTTTATGAAATATCAAGCCGCAGTCTATCAAACGGCGCTCGGCGTCACCCGCGATCCACAGGTCGCCGAGGAAGTACTCCAAGACACCTTTTTTCGGTTGTACCGTCACGCAGGTAGGCTGGATGGTTCGCTGCCGTTAGCCCCATGGCTCTACCGGGTCGCCATCAATCTTTGTTACAATCGCCTCAAGGGATTGCGTGCATGGACAGACTCGTTCCATGAGCTAGCCGAGCGGCTGTTTACGCCAAGCAGTACATCGCCGGAGCGTGCTGCCGAACGGAACGAGCTGCAAGCGCTCGTACAGTCGGCACTGGCAGAGCTGGACCCCAAGCACAGGGCCGTGCTGGTGTTGTACTATCTCCATGACTACGCAGTGCATGAGATCGCCGAGATTACAGCGGTGCCCGAAGGTACCGTCAAATCGCGGCTGTTTCACGCAAGAAAACTGCTCAGACAGCACCTGGAGCAGCGCTACGGCGCGACCGAGCTGTTAGTGCCAGATCCCGCATAGCTATGCTTACCATCATTTCGGGAGATCTATGGCCGCGGGTTTTGCTGCACTCCGCTCCACGACAACTCAGATCCTCGGCGGCGATCGGCTCTATGCCGTTGCGCGCTGGATCCTGCTGGTGCTGCTGTTTGGCGCGTCGACGCTGCTTCACGGTTTAGAGCTACTTCCAGTCCCCTCACCGCATCCGTTCGGCCAAGTGTTCTGGGGCTACGCCGCGTTTTCGGTCGTCGCCGGTATCCTGGTCATCACGCCGCGAGCGCAGCGGATCATTCCGTGGTTCTATCTGCTCGATCTGCTGTGGCTGGCGGCGCTGGCCTTCGCCGGGCCGGGATCGGCCTACGGCTATACCTCGCTGTTTATGCTGCCGCTGGTCGCGGCGGCGTTTCGGCTCAAGCGGGTCAACGTCCTGGCGATGAGCGTCGTCGCGGTCATTCTGTCGATCGCGCTTCAGTTCAAGCCGCACACCTCGATCGAGATCCTCAGCTTCACCAGCCAGGGCGTGATGTTCGGCGTATTGCCCTGGCTGTGTAACCTCCTGTCGGAGCAGTGGACGATCGATAATCGGCACCGCGTCGCGCAGGCGGAGCAGCAATCGGCGCAGGCGCTGGCCCATGCCGAGGCGTACCGCGACCGCATGCGCGCCCTGTACGAGGCTGCCGTCTCGCTCAGCACCAGCGCGCATCCACGTACCGTGCTCGAAACGATCTTGAACGAGATGGTCCGAGTGGTGCCGTATCAGACCGGCGCGATCTTGCTGCCGACCGGCGAGCTGAACGAGGTGCATGTCGCGACCGGGCGTAACCTGCAAGCTGCCGAGATGAATGCGCGGTTTACCGTCGGCGGCGGGACGCTGGGCACGATCATACGCGGCGGCGACGGCGGTATCCTGAACAACGCCCATGCCGAGGCGGAGCTTGCCAGCCTGCCCTCGATCAGCGGACGCCGCGCGGTGCTGCTGCTACCGCTGCGCTCGGCGCGGCGCACCTACGGCCTGGCGCTCTTCGCCAGCGACACCGTACAGTTCGATCTTGAGCAGATGGAGATGGCGACGACCCTGATCAGCTATGGTCTGGTGGTGCTGCAAAATGCGCAGTTGATCGCCGAGATCCGCACCGAGCGCAACAACCTGCTCGCTCGCGAAGAAGAAGTGCGCAAGCAGCTCAACCGCGATCTGCACGACGGACCGGCGCAGGCGCTGGCCGCGATCACGATGACGCTGGGCTTCATCAAGCGGCTGTACGAAAAAGAGCCGGAGCGCGTCGTGCCGGAGCTGGACAAGCTGGCGCAGCTTGCGCAGCGGGCTAACCACGAGGTGCGCACACTGCTCTTCGAGCTGCGTCCGCTGGTGCTCGAAACCCAGGGCTTGCTGCCGACGCTTCAGCAGTACCTTGAGCGCTTCGAGCCGAACAGCAACACGCCGGAGATCATCCTTGAGGGCGGCGAATCGATCGGCCCGCTGACCAAGCGCGTCCAGGGCACGCTCTTCAACATCGTGCAGGAGTCGGTCAACAACGCGATCAAACATGCCCAGGCCAAGCACATCTGGATTCGCATCCAGAAGCAGGGCGACGATGTTCTGCTATGTGTTCAGGACGACGGCAAAGGCTTCGATCTGCAAAGCGTCAAAGCCTCATACGATCAGCGCGGCAGCTTCGGCCTGCTGAGCCTGGAAGAGCGCGCTCGGCTGGTCGGCGGCTCGGCTGAGATCATCTCGGCGCCAGGAGCCGGAACCACCGTCCGAGTCGGCGTGCCGCTGGAAGGCTAGCGCTCACCAGAAGCTTGCTGCTTCGTGGTATGATGCAGCGCTATGGTGACAACAATCTCTGCAACACCTCGTTTATCTCGTGGACGACTGGCAACTCTGGTTGCCAGTCGTTTCGTGCTCAACGCCATCTTTCGCATCGCCTATCCGCTCGTGCCGTTTGTCGCCGCGCGCTTCAACGTCACCATCGAGCAGGCGACCTGGATCGTGACGATCCAGGTCTTGTTCGGGCTGGCTAGTCCGCTGGGCGGCTGGCTCGGCGATCGGATCGGCTACCGCATGACCATGCTGCTGGGCCTGGGCGCGACGCTGATCGGGACGCTGGGGATTACGGCAGGGCCCAGCCTGGGGCTGTTGATCGCGGCATACGGCGCATGCGGCCTGGGCGTGTCGCTGTATCAGCCCGCAGTTCAGGCATATGTGAGCGCGCTCACATCGTATCAGCAGCGAGGCCGCGCCGTGGGGCTGATCGAGATGTCGTGGGCGCTGGCTGGCATCGCCGCCGTGCCGCCGCTGACCTGGCTGGTGCAGAGCCAGCAAAGCCTGGCTGGAACGTTCTTGATCCTGAGCGGCTGCATCGGCGCGATCATCGTGATCGCCGCGCTCGCGCTGCCCGACGAGGCGACGCATCTGCACGCCGACGGGGCTGCGGGGCCGTCGTTCTTAAGCGTGGCGCGCAGACCAGGCGTGCTGGGCTTGTTCAGCTTTTTGTTTCTGGCGCTCGGCGGCTGGGAGGTGCTGTTTATCGTGCAGGCTCCGTGGGCAACCGAGCGCTTCAACGCCTCGCTCACCGATCTGGGAACCGCCGCCTTCGTCTTCGGCATCGGCGAGCTGTTCGGCTCGATCGGCTCGACGCTCTTCACCGATCGGCTCGGCAAGCGGCGAGCGGCAACCTTAAGCTTTGTGATCGCCGCGCTCCTGTTCCTGGCACAGCCCTTCGTCAGCGTCAACTGGACGAGCTATCTGGTCTGCTACATGCTCTTCGCAATCTTCGTCGAGTTCGCGATCGTCGCCTCGCTGACGCTCGCCACAACGGTCAGCACCGTAGGCCGCGCGACGGTCATGGCGCTGGTGGTGACGGCGATCCAGGTCAGCCGCGCGATCGGCTCGCAGATCGGCGTGCCCGTGCTGGCGGCATCATCGCTCTTCGTCAACTGCCTGATCGCCGCCATCCTGACGCTGATCGGCGTGGGCATTGCGCTGCGATACGTACACGAGGACGAGAACAAAGAACAAAGAACAGAGAACAAAGGATAAAGTTTAACCTCTCTGTTCTTTGTTCCGGGTGCCATGCGGGTGCCCTTAGGGCATGGGTACCCGGCGTCTTTGTTTGTTCCGTTGTTGCCTACCTCACGCGATACACGATTGGCAGCCCAGCCAATCGCTCGATCTGGCCCTGCGCTGCCAGATAATCGAGATGCGACAGCGTCTCACCGATCGCGAACTGCACCTGATGCGGCGAGAAGTCACCCATTGGAAAGACGCGGGTGGCGACCTCAAAGGCCGTGCTGCTCGCTCCGAGCGCCGCGACGATCTGCTCCAGACGCGCGGCGTGATGCTCGGATAGCTCGTGCAGCCGACCGGGCAGATCGGTGAAGACCGGGCCGTGTCCTGGCAGCACCACAGCGACATCGAGCGACTCAAGCGCCGCAAAGCTGCGCAGGTAGCGTCCGAGCGGATCAGGGCGGGTGTGGGGCAGAACGCTGATGTTGGGGCTGATCCGGGGCAGCACGTGATCGGCGGCGATCAGCGTGCGCGTGGACGGCTCGTACAGGCAGAGATGCTCGTCGGCATGGCCCGGCAAGACTAGCGGCTGAAACGGTCGGCCCGCGAGCAGCAGCGGCTCCGATGCGATCGTGTACTCCGCGCCTTCATCGATCGCGAGCGCTTCAAGCGCCGTCACGTCGGGCAGCGGCTGCGTCATCTGCTGCGTCGCGTGGGCGCGACGAGCCACGGCTACCGCCAGTGCTTCGGGCGTGCCATGCGCTTGAAAGAGCGCGCTCAGCTCGTACCCCGTCCGCTCGCCGTCGCTCCACACATCGTACACCGATCGCGCCTCGGCGGGTGTCATCAGCACGGGCGCGTCGCTGAGCCGCTGCCACCAGCCTGCCAGACCCGCATGATCGGGGTGGTAGTGGGTCACGCAGATCGCGCGAATGTCGGCGGGCCGCAGCGACCAGCGGGCGAGCGCCGCCTGCCACGCCTCAAGCGCGGGCGGCCAGTGAATGCCGGTATCGATCAGCGCCCAGCCGTCGGGGCCGCGCACCAGATAGCAGTTGACGATCTTGAGCGGAAACGGCAGAGGGATTTCAACCTGTATAATGTCAGGAGCGACAACCATACTGGCTCCTTTTCAAGGCATACTGTGTGCTTAGTGCGCCATCAGGCCGGGGGTGTGGGAGTGTTCCCCAAACTTCCCTTTCTGAAGCGAGCGTGGCTAAGTCTAGCACACACCAGGAAAATCGTTTATGGAATTGCAGCAGATCCGCACATGGGCGCGCGAGGCAGGCGCGATCGGCCTCAAATACTACAACGCGGTTGAAGCGCGGCGCAAGCCAGACCGCAGCTATGTGACCGCCGCCGACGAGGAGATCGAGCGCTTGCTGCGTACACGGATCAAGGCGAGCTATCCCGATCATGGCGTGCTCGGCGAGGAAGAGGGCCAGCATAATATCGACGCAGAGTATCTCTGGGCGCTCGATCCCATCGACGGCACCGGCGCGTTCGTCAGCGGGCTGCCGATCTGGGGCATCTCGATCGGGCTGCTCCGGCGCGGCCATCCGATCCTGGGCTGCTTCTACATGCCCGTGCTGAATGAGTGGTACGAGGTCGACCTGGAGGGTCCGGCGCTCTTCAACGGGCAGCCCGTGGAGGTGATGCGCGAGGGCTTGCTCGATCCCGAAGCCTGGATCTGCGTGCCGTCGAACATTCACCGCCGCTACACGATCAACTATCCCGGCAAGGTCCGCTCGTTCGGCTCGATGGCGGCCTACGTCTGCTATGTCGCGCGGGGCATCGCCGCCGGAGCGCTGATCGGGCAGCCTAAGCTCTGGGATATTGCGGCGGGCATGGCGATGCTTGAGCGGGCCGGTGGTGGCGCGCGCCTGCTGCGATCGGGCGCGCCCCTCGACCTGCGGCAGATGTTGACGGGCCGCGCCGCGCCGGAGCCGGTCGTCGTCGGCTCGCCTGAGGCCGTCGAGCTGCTGCTTGATCGCATCAAGATGCGCGAGCGCCGCTGGTGATCGCGGGTAGCCGCAGTTATGTCTAGTATTTGGTACAATACACCGTGATGCTGAACGAATCAATGACCATCACGCTCGAACCGAATCGAGCGATTAATCTCTACGATCTGACGCTGCCGCAGCTTGGCGAGCTGATGCAAAGCTGGGGCCAGCCCGCGTTTCGCGCCAAACAAATCTTCACCCAGCTCTACCGCAACCTCGTGCCATCCTTCGACGCGATGACGGATCTGCCGCTGACGCTGCGGGAGCGGCTGAAGGCCGAGACGCAGCTAGGCGCGCTTCAGCTTAGCCGCGAGCAGACCGCAGACGACGGCGATACGCGCAAAGTGCTCTGGCGCTTGCCCGACGGCAACGTGCTTGAGTCGGTGCTGATGCTCTACCCCGACCGCGCCACGGTCTGCATTTCGACGCAGGCGGGCTGCGCGATGGGCTGTGTCTTCTGCGCGACCGGGCGCATGGGCCTGCTGCGCAACATCACGCCCGGCGAGATCGTGGAGCAGGCCTTGTACTTTGCGCGCGGGCTGCGCAACGGCAGCTTCGACGCCACGCATCGTCACGATCATATCACCAATCTGGTCTTCATGGGCATGGGCGAGCCGTTCGCCAACTACGATCGGTGGTGGGCCAGCGTCGAGCAGTTGCACCACCCGCAGGGATTCAACCTGGGCGCGCGCAACCTGACGGTTTCGACGGTGGGCCTGGTGCCCGGCATTCGTCGTCTGGCAAGCGAAAAGATCCCGATCAATCTGGCGATCTCGCTGCACGCGCCCAACGACGAGCTACGCTCCGCGCTGATGCCGGTCAATCGCAAGTATCCGATCCGCGATCTCATGGCTGCTACAGAGGAGTACATCGACAAGACGCACCGCCGGGTCAGCTTCGAGTATGTGCTGCTGCAAGGCCAGAACGACTCGGTGGAGCTGGCACGGCAGCTAGCCGATCTGATCCAGGGTATGCTCTGCCACGTCAACCTGATCCCGTGGAACCCGGTGCCTGGCGCTCCGCTCCAGCGCTCGCATCGCAAACAGATCGAGGCGTTCCAGAACGTGTTGATCGAGCGCGGCATTCCCTGTACCGTGCGCATGGAGCGCGGCGTCGCGATTGCCGCAGCGTGCGGACAGCTTGCAGCCGTGCCGCAGGCAGCGTAGCGGCAGGATTAAACCAACCATCCCGGCGGGTATGGGCACAGCCGTGCCGTGCCCTGGGCGTGATCGTCAAGGTTTACACATTAATCGGGATCGAATCGTAGGGGCGAGGCGGTGCCTCGCCCTCGTCGATCCGTCAGGTCGCCCCTACGTGGTCTGGTCAGGAAGCTCCTCAAGCTGCGCCCTCAGCGCGGCGATCCGCTCGTGGCTGCGGCGCACCGCCCGCCCGATTGAAAACCACTCGGCGTTGTCGGCGGTTTCTTCTTCCAATCCCTGCGTATAGCGCATCATAAACAGATCCGTATCGATGCCCCGCTCGACCTCGAACACGTCCAGGTTTTGCGAAAGCTGCCCGATCAGCGTGCGCTCCCTGGCGATCTCCCGCTCGATCTCGTCGCGGTCGAGCTGTGCGGTTGCCTGCTCCGGCTGCGGCGGATCAGTGTCGCGCTCGCCGACATTGCAGACCGCCTTAACTCCGGGCAGATACAGCAGGCCAAGCAGCGGCGCGCTGGTGATCGGAATCAAGGCCATGATCCGCTCGAACGCGCACAGGAAGATCAGCGACAAACACGCCGTAAAACCGATCGCGATTGTCGCGTAGTCCCACGCATTCCAGGTGCGGCGGAACAGCGCGGCGGCGACAAAGGCAAAGACCGCCGCAGCGGCGAAGGCGTAGCCCATATCAACGGCCACACCGCCAGCGTAGTCCCAGCCTTGCATCGCGCGCTCAATATCACGCTGAGCCAGCAGTGCTTGAACCCGGCTCAGCACGCCGCGCCGCTCTGACCAGCGCATGATGCCGAGCGTCAGCCAGCCGAGCATCGCCAGCACCGCGTAGCCCAGCGCCACCCCCCACCACCCCGGATGCGACGACCACTCCTGCGGACGTGCCTCGTGTACATCAGCCATACTAGATCGCCACTCCAAGCTGATCGGCAACCGTGAAAATATCCTTATCGCCCCGACCCGACAGATTCACCAGCACGATCATGTCGGCGTCCAGCGTCGGCGCGAGCTTGAGCGCCTCGGCGATGGCGTGAGCCGACTCCAGCGCGGGGATAATGCCCTCGGTGCGGCATAAGACCTGAAACGCATCCAGCGCCTCGTCGTCGGTTGCCAGCGTGTAGCTCGCCCGACCCGTGTCGTGGAGCATCGCGTGCTCCGGCCCGATCGAGGCGTAGTCCAGACCGGCGGAGACTGAGTGCGTCAGCGCGATCTGGCCGTCGTCGTCTTGCAGCACGTAGGAGTAGGTTCCTTGCAGCACGCCAGGACGGCCACCGGCGAAGCGCGCGGCGTGCTTCTGGGACTCCACGCCCAGGCCGCCGGCTTCGACGCCGCGCAGCGCAACGCCGGTATCGTCGAGGAACGGGTGAAAGATGCCGATCGCGTTCGAGCCGCCGCCGACACAGGCGATCACGACATCCGGCAGCCGTCCGACCAACTCCTGCATCTGTGCCCGCGCCTCGTGCCCGATCACCGACTGAAAATCGCGGACCATCGTCGGGTAGGGGTGCGGGCCGAGCGCCGATCCGAGCAGGTAGTACGAATCGGGATTTGTCACCCAGTCACGCATGGCCTCATTGATCGCGTCTTTGAGCGTGCAGGAGCCGCTATTCACGCCGCGCACCTCAGCGCCGAGCAGCCGCATCCGAAACACATTCGGCCTCTGGCGGGCCATGTCCTCGGTGCCCATGTACACGACACAATCCAGGCCCAGCAGCGCGCAGACCGTCGCGGTCGCCACGCCATGCTGTCCCGCCCCGGTTTCGGCGATCACGCGCTGCTTGCCCATGCGCCTGGCGAGGAGGCCCTGGCCGAGCGCATTATTGATCTTATGCGCGCCGGTATGCGCCAGGTCTTCGCGCTTGAGATAGATCTGCGCGCCGCCGCAGTGCTCGGTCAGCCGCGCCGCGAAGGTGATCGGCGTGGGACGACCGGTATAGGTCTGCTCAAGGCGGCGCAGCTCGGCAAGAAACGCAGGGTCGGCCTGCGCCTCGGCATAGGCGCGCTCAAGTTCGAGGATCGCCGGCATCAGCGTTTCGGGCACGTACTTGCCGCCATACGCGCCAAACCGACCGGCAGTGGTAGGAGTTGCCATAGTACATCCCTCAGGCAATACAAATGCTTGCAGCAACCCCAGGTCGGTGGTCGCTGCAAGCATTATACCCATGTGCGATGAAGCTAAGCTACTTCACGTCGGCGGTCAGCTCTTCCATGCGCGCGACAAGCTCGCCAAAGACCTCGCACGCCTGCTGGACCGGCTCAGGCGAGGCCATATCGACGCCCGCATCGCGCAGCAGATCGATCGACGTTTTGGAGCTACCGCCCTTCAGGAAGTTGAGATAGCGCTCGACGGCGGGCTGTCCCTCGCTCAAAATCTGCTTCGAGAGCGCCGCCGACGCCGCGATGCCGGTCGCATACTTGTAGACGTAGAAGTTCGAGTAGAAGTGCGGAATCCGCGACCACTCAAGCGCGATCTGCTCATCGGATACCACATCGGGACCGTGATAGCGCTTGGTTAGCTCATAGTAGAGTTCGCTGAAGCGATCGGCGGTCAGCGCCTCGCCAGCCTCGGCGCGGCGATGTATATCGTGCTCGAACTCGGCGAACATCACCTGGCGGAACATCGTGCGGCGGAAATCTTCGATGCGGTGATTGATCAGATAGAGCTGAAGATTGCGATCGTCGGTGTTCTGGAGCATATGCTCGACCACCAACGCCTCGTTGAGCGTCGAGGCAACCTCGGCGACAAAGAGCGTGTAGTGGCCGTAGGTGTACGGCTGCGTGCGGCGGGTGTAGAACGAGTGCATCGAGTGGCCCAGCTCGTGCGCCAGCGTAAACATGCTCTCCAGATTATCCTGAAAGTTCATCAGGATAAAGGGCTGGCTGGTGTATGCGCCATAGCTGAACGCGCCTGAGCGCTTGCCCTCGTTCTCGTAGACATCAACCCAGCGCCCATCGTACAGGCCGTGGCGCATCGCCGAGACGTAATCGTTGCCGAGCGGCTCCATGCCCGCCAGCATCATCTCACGCGCCTGAGCGTAGGTGTATTTGGCCTCGACATCGCCGATCAGCGGCACGTAAATATCGTACATATGCAGCTCGTCGAGCTTGAGCAGGCGCTTGCGCAGCCGCATATAGCGGTGGAGATGATGCAGGTTGGCGTTGATCGTGTCGACCAGATTGGTATAGACCGCCAGCGGAATAGCGTCGGGATCGAGCGCGGCCTCGATCGACGATCCATAGTTTCGCGCCTTGGCATAGAACATGTGCGTACGAATATGGCTGGACAGAAGCGTGCCCGTGGTGTTGCGCACCTTGCCGTAGGTATCGTACATCGCCTCGAACGCAGAGCGGCGGACATCGCGATTTTTGCTCTCCATCAGCCGCAGGTAGCGGCCCTGGCTCAGCTCGATGTCGTTGCCCTCTTCGTCTTTGATGACCGGAAACTTGATGTCGGCGTTGTTCAGCATCTCAAAGACCGACTCGGGCGCGCGGGCGATCTCGCCTGTCTCGGCCAGCAGCGCCTCGACCTCGGCGGAGCGGATATGATCGCGCTGCCGTCGCAACTCCTTCAGCGCATGCTCGTACACGCGCAGCTCGGCGATCGAGGCCAGAAACTCACTCAAGCGCTCATCGGACACCGCCAGAATCTCCGGCTCGAAGAAGGCTGTCGCCGCGCCCAGGCGCACGTGCAGGCTGGATGCTCGATCGAAGAGCGCCTGATACCGCGAGTTTGCCGTGTTCTCGGACTGGCGTAGATAGGCATAAATGTACAACTGCTCGATCAGCTTGTTGGCCTCGTCGCGCTGCTGAAACGCATCCAGCATCGATTCCGCATCCTGGCCGATCATGCCGGCAAGCTGCGACAGTTGCGGGATCAGCTCCTCAAGCCGCTTGAAGTCTTGCTCCCACTGCTCATCGTTGGCATAAAAGCTTTCCAGGTTCCAGGTGTATTCCAGGGGTAGCTCATGTCGCTTGGGTACAGCACTCGTCGCCACGGCGCACTCCTTTATCGGTATATCTGCATATCACGAACAACAGTACTATTGTACACGAGACGGGTCCGGTTTTGGATCGATCGAATT
Protein-coding regions in this window:
- the rlmN gene encoding 23S rRNA (adenine(2503)-C(2))-methyltransferase RlmN; translated protein: MTITLEPNRAINLYDLTLPQLGELMQSWGQPAFRAKQIFTQLYRNLVPSFDAMTDLPLTLRERLKAETQLGALQLSREQTADDGDTRKVLWRLPDGNVLESVLMLYPDRATVCISTQAGCAMGCVFCATGRMGLLRNITPGEIVEQALYFARGLRNGSFDATHRHDHITNLVFMGMGEPFANYDRWWASVEQLHHPQGFNLGARNLTVSTVGLVPGIRRLASEKIPINLAISLHAPNDELRSALMPVNRKYPIRDLMAATEEYIDKTHRRVSFEYVLLQGQNDSVELARQLADLIQGMLCHVNLIPWNPVPGAPLQRSHRKQIEAFQNVLIERGIPCTVRMERGVAIAAACGQLAAVPQAA
- the trpB gene encoding tryptophan synthase subunit beta, whose protein sequence is MATPTTAGRFGAYGGKYVPETLMPAILELERAYAEAQADPAFLAELRRLEQTYTGRPTPITFAARLTEHCGGAQIYLKREDLAHTGAHKINNALGQGLLARRMGKQRVIAETGAGQHGVATATVCALLGLDCVVYMGTEDMARQRPNVFRMRLLGAEVRGVNSGSCTLKDAINEAMRDWVTNPDSYYLLGSALGPHPYPTMVRDFQSVIGHEARAQMQELVGRLPDVVIACVGGGSNAIGIFHPFLDDTGVALRGVEAGGLGVESQKHAARFAGGRPGVLQGTYSYVLQDDDGQIALTHSVSAGLDYASIGPEHAMLHDTGRASYTLATDDEALDAFQVLCRTEGIIPALESAHAIAEALKLAPTLDADMIVLVNLSGRGDKDIFTVADQLGVAI
- the pepF gene encoding oligoendopeptidase F translates to MATSAVPKRHELPLEYTWNLESFYANDEQWEQDFKRLEELIPQLSQLAGMIGQDAESMLDAFQQRDEANKLIEQLYIYAYLRQSENTANSRYQALFDRASSLHVRLGAATAFFEPEILAVSDERLSEFLASIAELRVYEHALKELRRQRDHIRSAEVEALLAETGEIARAPESVFEMLNNADIKFPVIKDEEGNDIELSQGRYLRLMESKNRDVRRSAFEAMYDTYGKVRNTTGTLLSSHIRTHMFYAKARNYGSSIEAALDPDAIPLAVYTNLVDTINANLHHLHRYMRLRKRLLKLDELHMYDIYVPLIGDVEAKYTYAQAREMMLAGMEPLGNDYVSAMRHGLYDGRWVDVYENEGKRSGAFSYGAYTSQPFILMNFQDNLESMFTLAHELGHSMHSFYTRRTQPYTYGHYTLFVAEVASTLNEALVVEHMLQNTDDRNLQLYLINHRIEDFRRTMFRQVMFAEFEHDIHRRAEAGEALTADRFSELYYELTKRYHGPDVVSDEQIALEWSRIPHFYSNFYVYKYATGIAASAALSKQILSEGQPAVERYLNFLKGGSSKTSIDLLRDAGVDMASPEPVQQACEVFGELVARMEELTADVK